The Bacteroides acidifaciens genome includes a region encoding these proteins:
- the asnB gene encoding asparagine synthase B: MCGIAGILNIKAQTKELRDKALKMAQKIRHRGPDWSGIYVGGSAILAHERLSIVDPQSGGQPLYSPDRKQVLAVNGEIYNHRDIRAKYAGRYDFQTGSDCEVILVLYKDKGIHFLEDISGIFAFVLYDEEKDEFLIARDPIGVIPLYIGKDKEGKVYFGSELKALEGFCDEYEVFLPGHYFYSKEGKMKRWYSRDWTEYEAVKDNDARTADVKTALEDAVHRQLMSDVPYGVLLSGGLDSSVISAIAKKYAAKRIETDGASDAWWPQLHSFAIGLKGAPDLIKAREVAEYIGTVHHEINYTVQEGLDAIRDVIYFIETYDVTTVRASTPMYLLARVIKSMGIKMVLSGEGADEVFGGYLYFHKAPTPQAFHEETVRKLSKLHMYDCLRANKSLSAWGVEGRVPFLDKEFLDVAMTLNPKAKMCPGKDIEKRIVREAFADMLPESVAWRQKEQFSDGVGYSWIDTLKEITTAAVSDEQMAHAAERFPINTPQNKEEYYYRSIFEEHFPSESAARSVPSVPSVACSTAEALAWDISFRNLNEPSGRAVKGIHEEAYT; encoded by the coding sequence ATGTGTGGAATAGCAGGTATACTCAATATAAAAGCTCAGACCAAAGAGCTAAGAGACAAAGCACTGAAAATGGCCCAGAAAATCCGTCATCGCGGACCGGACTGGAGCGGAATCTATGTAGGCGGAAGTGCCATCCTGGCACACGAACGTCTTTCTATCGTCGACCCGCAAAGTGGCGGGCAACCCTTATACTCGCCGGACCGTAAACAGGTGCTCGCCGTAAACGGTGAAATCTACAACCACCGTGATATTCGTGCAAAATATGCCGGGAGATATGATTTTCAGACAGGCAGTGATTGTGAGGTTATTCTTGTCCTTTATAAAGATAAAGGTATTCATTTCCTGGAAGACATCAGTGGTATCTTTGCTTTTGTCCTTTATGACGAAGAGAAAGATGAGTTCCTGATTGCCCGCGACCCTATCGGCGTTATACCTTTATATATAGGTAAGGACAAAGAGGGAAAAGTCTACTTCGGCAGCGAACTGAAAGCGCTTGAAGGATTTTGTGACGAATACGAAGTATTCCTTCCCGGACATTACTTTTACAGTAAAGAGGGGAAGATGAAACGCTGGTATTCGCGTGACTGGACAGAATACGAAGCTGTAAAAGACAACGATGCCCGAACCGCCGATGTAAAAACAGCATTAGAAGATGCCGTTCATCGCCAGTTGATGAGTGACGTACCTTATGGAGTACTTCTTTCCGGCGGTCTGGACAGTTCTGTCATTTCCGCTATCGCCAAGAAATATGCAGCCAAACGTATAGAAACAGACGGAGCAAGCGATGCCTGGTGGCCGCAGCTTCACTCTTTTGCCATCGGTCTGAAGGGTGCGCCCGACTTGATAAAGGCGCGTGAGGTTGCCGAATATATCGGCACGGTGCATCACGAAATAAACTACACCGTGCAGGAAGGGCTGGATGCGATTCGTGACGTAATTTATTTCATCGAGACGTATGACGTAACTACCGTGCGGGCTTCTACTCCAATGTATCTGCTGGCACGTGTCATCAAGTCCATGGGTATCAAAATGGTGTTGAGCGGTGAAGGTGCCGATGAAGTTTTTGGGGGTTATCTCTATTTTCACAAAGCCCCTACTCCGCAGGCGTTCCACGAAGAAACGGTACGCAAACTTTCAAAATTGCATATGTACGACTGTCTCCGGGCTAACAAGAGTTTATCTGCCTGGGGAGTTGAAGGACGTGTTCCTTTCCTTGATAAAGAGTTTCTTGATGTGGCAATGACGCTGAACCCAAAGGCTAAAATGTGCCCAGGAAAGGATATTGAAAAAAGAATCGTACGTGAGGCTTTCGCCGATATGCTGCCGGAAAGCGTGGCATGGAGACAGAAAGAGCAGTTCAGTGACGGTGTGGGATATTCCTGGATTGATACATTGAAAGAAATAACAACCGCTGCCGTAAGTGACGAACAAATGGCACATGCAGCCGAACGTTTCCCCATCAATACTCCGCAAAACAAGGAAGAATATTATTATCGTAGCATCTTTGAAGAACATTTCCCCAGTGAAAGTGCGGCTCGCAGCGTACCGAGTGTTCCCAGCGTAGCCTGCTCTACGGCAGAAGCGCTGGCATGGGATATTTCTTTCAGAAACCTGAACGAACCAAGCGGACGCGCAGTAAAAGGAATACATGAAGAAGCCTATACTTAA
- a CDS encoding glutamate synthase subunit beta, which yields MGDPKAFLNIPRQEAGYRPVSERITDYSQVEQTLNTNSRKLQASRCMDCGVPFCHWACPIGNKQPEWQDALFKGKWREAYEVLSSTCDFPEFTGRICPALCEKSCVLKLSCDQPVTIRENEAAIVEAAFREGYIQVQKPKRNGKRVAVIGAGPAGLVVANQLNLKGYSVTLFDKDEAPGGLLRFGIPNFKLDKNVIDRRMNILAAEGIKFEMGVEVDVNHLPEGFDAYCICTGTPTARDLSIPGRELKGIHFALEMLAQQNRILEGQTFPKDKLVNAKGKKVLVIGGGDTGSDCIGTSVRQGAISVTQIEIMPKPPVGHNPATPWPQWPIVFKTTSSHEEGCTRRWCLASNQFLGKNGKVTGVEVEEVEWIPATDSGRPAMKPTGKKEVIEADMVLLAMGFLKPEQPQFADNVFLAGDAATGASLVVRAMAGGRKAAAKIDAYLTTKN from the coding sequence ACGAATCACTGATTATAGTCAGGTTGAACAGACGTTGAATACAAACAGCCGTAAGTTGCAGGCATCCCGCTGCATGGACTGCGGCGTACCTTTCTGCCACTGGGCATGCCCGATAGGGAATAAACAACCGGAATGGCAGGATGCCTTATTCAAGGGAAAATGGAGAGAGGCATACGAAGTTTTGTCATCTACTTGTGATTTTCCTGAATTTACAGGACGTATCTGCCCTGCCCTCTGCGAAAAGTCTTGTGTATTAAAACTGTCATGCGACCAACCTGTGACAATTCGTGAAAACGAAGCGGCTATTGTTGAAGCAGCCTTTCGCGAGGGATATATACAGGTACAAAAGCCGAAAAGAAACGGAAAAAGAGTTGCGGTGATTGGCGCAGGCCCTGCCGGACTGGTTGTAGCAAACCAGTTGAACCTGAAAGGATATAGTGTCACATTATTTGATAAGGACGAAGCGCCCGGTGGATTGCTCCGTTTCGGTATCCCCAACTTCAAACTGGATAAGAATGTGATTGACCGACGCATGAATATATTAGCAGCGGAAGGAATCAAGTTTGAAATGGGAGTCGAAGTTGATGTCAATCATCTGCCGGAAGGGTTTGATGCTTACTGCATCTGCACAGGTACACCGACAGCACGAGATTTAAGTATTCCGGGAAGAGAATTGAAAGGTATTCACTTTGCCCTCGAAATGCTGGCTCAACAAAACAGGATTTTGGAAGGACAGACTTTCCCAAAAGATAAATTAGTGAATGCCAAAGGAAAAAAGGTGCTTGTCATCGGTGGTGGAGATACCGGTTCGGATTGTATCGGAACCAGTGTACGCCAGGGAGCTATCAGTGTAACTCAAATTGAAATTATGCCTAAACCGCCTGTGGGACATAATCCGGCTACTCCGTGGCCGCAATGGCCGATAGTCTTCAAAACAACTTCCAGCCATGAAGAAGGGTGCACACGACGCTGGTGCCTGGCTTCCAATCAGTTCCTCGGAAAGAACGGAAAGGTGACCGGTGTAGAGGTGGAAGAGGTAGAATGGATTCCGGCAACAGACAGCGGACGCCCGGCAATGAAACCTACCGGAAAAAAAGAGGTAATCGAGGCGGATATGGTATTGCTGGCTATGGGATTCTTGAAACCGGAACAACCGCAATTTGCCGATAATGTATTTCTTGCCGGAGATGCAGCTACCGGAGCCAGTCTGGTAGTACGTGCCATGGCAGGCGGACGGAAAGCGGCTGCGAAAATTGATGCTTATTTAACAACCAAAAATTAA
- a CDS encoding LL-diaminopimelate aminotransferase: MALVNEHFLKLPGSYLFSDIAKKVNTFRITHPKQDIIRLGIGDVTQPLPQACTEAMHKAVEELANKDTFRGYGPEQGYDFLIEAIIKNDFAPRGIHFSASEIFVSDGAKSDTGNIGDILRHDNSVGVTDPIYPVYIDSNVMCGRAGVLEEETGKWSNVTYMPCTSENNFIPEIPDKRIDIVYLCYPNNPTGTTLTKPELKKWVDYALANDTLILFDAAYEAYIQDENVPHSIYEIKGAKKCAIEFRSFSKTAGFTGVRCGYTVVPKELTAATLEGDRIPLNRLWNRRQCTKFNGTSYITQRAAEAVYSAEGKAQIKETINYYMTNAKIMKEGLEATGLKVYGGVNAPYLWVKTPNGLSSWRFFEQMLYEANVVGTPGVGFGPSGEGYIRLTAFGERNDCIEAMRRIKNWL, from the coding sequence ATGGCATTAGTAAACGAACATTTTTTGAAATTGCCGGGAAGTTACTTGTTCTCGGATATAGCGAAAAAGGTAAATACTTTCAGGATAACGCATCCCAAACAGGACATCATACGGCTAGGTATCGGCGATGTTACTCAGCCGCTTCCCCAAGCCTGTACCGAAGCAATGCACAAAGCGGTAGAAGAACTTGCCAATAAAGATACATTCCGCGGATATGGTCCTGAACAGGGATATGATTTTTTGATTGAAGCAATTATAAAGAATGATTTTGCCCCACGCGGGATTCACTTTTCCGCTTCCGAAATATTTGTCAGTGACGGAGCTAAAAGCGATACCGGGAACATAGGTGATATTCTTCGCCATGACAATAGCGTAGGCGTTACAGACCCTATTTATCCGGTATATATTGACAGTAACGTCATGTGCGGACGTGCCGGAGTACTGGAAGAGGAAACGGGCAAATGGAGCAATGTCACATATATGCCCTGTACGAGTGAAAACAACTTCATTCCTGAAATCCCAGACAAACGGATAGATATTGTTTATCTCTGCTATCCGAACAACCCGACCGGCACAACACTGACCAAACCGGAACTGAAGAAATGGGTGGACTATGCTTTGGCTAACGACACGTTAATCCTGTTTGATGCCGCATACGAAGCGTATATCCAGGACGAAAACGTCCCCCACTCTATTTACGAAATTAAGGGGGCGAAGAAATGTGCCATTGAATTCCGTAGCTTCTCAAAGACGGCAGGATTCACCGGAGTACGTTGCGGATACACGGTAGTACCGAAAGAGCTTACTGCCGCAACGTTGGAAGGCGACCGCATCCCGCTCAACAGACTATGGAACCGCCGGCAGTGCACCAAGTTCAACGGCACTTCCTACATCACCCAACGGGCTGCGGAAGCTGTTTACAGTGCGGAAGGCAAGGCACAGATTAAAGAAACGATAAATTATTATATGACCAACGCAAAAATCATGAAGGAAGGGTTGGAAGCTACCGGATTGAAAGTTTACGGCGGAGTGAACGCTCCCTATTTATGGGTGAAAACTCCGAATGGCCTATCCTCATGGCGATTCTTTGAACAGATGTTGTATGAAGCCAATGTTGTCGGTACTCCCGGTGTGGGTTTCGGGCCAAGTGGCGAGGGATATATCCGCCTGACCGCTTTCGGCGAACGCAACGACTGTATCGAAGCTATGAGAAGAATAAAAAACTGGCTCTGA
- a CDS encoding thioredoxin family protein, translating into MNIEKQLETAVRTNHLVLLVFYADWSPHYEWIGPVLRTYEKRTIELVKVNVGENKAIADAHNIDTVPAFLLLHKRNELWRQVGELTVEELKEVLDDFR; encoded by the coding sequence ATGAATATAGAAAAACAATTAGAAACGGCAGTAAGGACCAATCATTTGGTATTGCTTGTGTTTTATGCCGACTGGTCGCCTCATTACGAATGGATAGGACCGGTACTTCGTACTTATGAAAAGAGGACGATTGAATTAGTAAAGGTAAATGTTGGAGAGAATAAAGCAATCGCCGATGCGCACAATATAGATACTGTTCCGGCATTCCTCTTATTACATAAGAGAAATGAACTTTGGCGGCAAGTAGGAGAATTGACGGTGGAAGAGTTGAAAGAGGTGCTGGATGATTTCAGATGA
- the dapF gene encoding diaminopimelate epimerase: protein MTNRIKFTKMHGAGNDYIYVDTIQYPIEEPEKKAIEWSKFHTGIGSDGLILIGSSDKADFSMRIFNADGSEAMMCGNGSRCVGKYVYEYGLTDKTEITLETLSGIKILKLHVERKTVTAVTVDMGSPLETEEVHWEGKYPFRSTKVSIGNPHLVTFVDDITRINLPEIGPELENDPLFPDRTNVEFAQIVGKDTIRMRVWERGSGITQACGTGACATAVAAFINGLAGRKSNIIMDGGTVIIEWNEASGHIWMTGPATKVFDGEIEEVEG from the coding sequence ATGACAAACAGAATTAAGTTCACCAAAATGCATGGAGCGGGAAATGACTACATATATGTAGACACTATCCAATATCCGATAGAAGAGCCTGAAAAGAAAGCAATCGAATGGAGCAAGTTTCATACAGGAATTGGGAGTGACGGACTTATATTGATTGGAAGTTCTGATAAGGCTGATTTCAGCATGCGTATTTTCAATGCTGACGGTTCGGAAGCGATGATGTGCGGAAACGGTAGCCGTTGCGTAGGCAAATACGTATATGAATACGGTTTGACCGATAAAACTGAAATCACACTGGAAACGCTGTCAGGTATTAAAATACTGAAACTTCACGTAGAAAGAAAAACAGTTACAGCAGTGACAGTAGATATGGGCAGTCCGCTGGAAACGGAAGAAGTACATTGGGAAGGGAAATATCCTTTCCGGTCAACTAAAGTATCCATAGGAAATCCTCATCTAGTTACTTTTGTGGATGATATAACCCGGATTAACTTACCGGAAATCGGTCCTGAATTAGAAAACGACCCTCTTTTTCCTGACAGAACAAATGTGGAGTTTGCACAAATTGTCGGCAAAGATACCATACGGATGAGAGTCTGGGAAAGAGGTTCGGGAATTACCCAAGCTTGCGGAACAGGTGCTTGCGCTACAGCAGTAGCTGCCTTCATCAACGGACTTGCAGGAAGAAAAAGCAATATAATAATGGACGGCGGCACAGTCATCATTGAATGGAACGAAGCCTCAGGACATATATGGATGACAGGACCGGCAACCAAAGTTTTCGATGGGGAAATTGAAGAAGTTGAGGGATGA
- a CDS encoding glycerophosphodiester phosphodiesterase family protein, with protein sequence MNLKKMMMASALLVTACCMQAQTKVIAHRGYWKTPGSSQNSITALQKADSIGCYGSEFDVWIAKDNKLVVNRDPVYKMRPMEYSKGDALTGLKLSNGENLPSLKQYLEAGKKCNAQLILELKAHSTKKRETKAVQEIVAMVKSMGLESRMEYITFSLHAMKEFIRLAPAGTPVFYLNGDLSPKELKELGAAGLDYHFGVIKKHPEWIKEAHDLGLKVNVWTVDEAEDMKWLIENKADFITTNEPVILQKELKQQ encoded by the coding sequence ATGAATTTAAAGAAAATGATGATGGCTTCTGCCCTTTTAGTAACTGCATGCTGTATGCAGGCACAGACAAAAGTAATTGCCCACCGTGGTTATTGGAAAACCCCGGGTTCATCACAAAACAGTATTACCGCGCTTCAAAAAGCAGATTCCATCGGGTGCTATGGTTCAGAATTTGATGTATGGATTGCCAAAGATAACAAACTGGTTGTCAATCGTGATCCCGTTTATAAAATGCGACCGATGGAATATTCCAAAGGGGATGCACTGACTGGGCTGAAACTCTCCAACGGAGAAAACCTGCCTAGTTTAAAACAATATTTGGAAGCAGGAAAAAAATGCAATGCCCAATTAATACTCGAACTCAAAGCACACAGTACCAAGAAGCGTGAGACAAAAGCTGTGCAGGAAATTGTGGCTATGGTAAAAAGTATGGGATTGGAAAGCCGCATGGAATATATCACTTTCTCTCTGCACGCCATGAAAGAATTTATCCGCCTGGCACCAGCCGGAACCCCGGTATTCTATCTGAACGGTGACTTATCTCCGAAAGAATTAAAAGAGCTCGGTGCTGCGGGACTTGACTATCACTTCGGCGTAATAAAAAAACATCCCGAATGGATTAAGGAAGCGCATGACCTTGGCTTGAAAGTCAATGTGTGGACAGTGGATGAGGCAGAAGACATGAAATGGCTGATTGAGAATAAAGCAGACTTTATTACTACCAATGAGCCGGTTATATTGCAGAAAGAGCTCAAGCAACAATAA
- a CDS encoding P-II family nitrogen regulator, translating to MKKIEAIIRKTKFEDVKDALLEADIEWFSYYDVRGIGKARQGRIYRGVVYDTSTIERILISIVVRDKNAEKTVQAIIKAAQTGEIGDGRIFVIPIEDAIRIRTAERGDIALYNAEQER from the coding sequence ATGAAAAAGATTGAAGCTATTATCCGTAAAACCAAATTTGAGGACGTGAAAGACGCCCTTCTCGAGGCGGACATTGAATGGTTCTCTTACTATGACGTAAGAGGTATTGGGAAAGCTCGCCAGGGACGTATCTATCGTGGCGTAGTCTATGACACCAGCACCATCGAACGAATACTTATCTCTATTGTCGTACGCGACAAAAATGCAGAAAAGACGGTACAAGCCATTATTAAGGCTGCACAAACCGGAGAAATCGGCGATGGACGTATCTTCGTCATCCCCATCGAGGATGCTATCCGCATCCGCACTGCCGAACGGGGCGACATAGCGCTCTATAATGCCGAACAAGAACGCTAG